In Clostridium omnivorum, the DNA window ATATATTATATTCTCTTATACAGGATGAGAGTAAAAGCATATTTTTCTCAACACACATAACTACAGATTTGGAAAAAATCGCAGACTATATAACCTTTCTTAACAATGGAGAAATAGTATTTTCAAGTCCTAAGGATGAGATTTTAGACAGTTATGCGCTAATAAAGGGTGGAAAAGAGCTATTAGATGCTGATACAAAAAAAGAGTTTATAACAGTTAGGGAAAATGCCTTTGGTTTTGAGGCACTAACAAATAATTTAAATAAAGTTAAAAGAGTATTTGGTGATAAGATAATTATTGAAAAGCCATCCCTTGAAGATATTATGGTCTATACAGTGAGAAAATAGGGAGGATATATTATGGTTAATTTAATTTTTAAGGATATTCTTATACAAAAGAAAACTGTTATGTATATGCTTTTGTATATAGTGTTTGCTATATTTTTTATGCAAGGAGTAGGCTCCAATGCATTATATGTATTAATTACAGTTACCATTGCTTTTACAGTATCTTCAGGAGCTTTTGCCATAGATGAAAAGTATGGAAGTGAAAAAGTTATGGCAAGTCTTCCTATTACAAGGAATCAAATGGTTCAAGCTAGGTATTTATCTGTTTTCGTATATGCAGCAGCTTCAATTTTGATAATGGCTTTAATTGGAGCAGTAGCTAATTTGTTAAATGTACAGTTTATAAAGCTAGATTATATTACGCTAGCAGTTATAAAGAAAATATTAGTTTCCTGTGTGCTTGTAACCAGTATTAGCTACCCAGTGTATTTTAAGTTTGGATATACTAAAGCAAGAATTGCTAGCTTTATTATTTTCTTTGCATTTTTTACATCAGTAGTTACAGTGGCTGAAAATGTAAGTGATGGAGATGCGTCTTCATTTTTAAGCTTTATAAATGGTCTATCTAGTGGTAGTCTTCAGCTTGTGGGAGGGTTAGTGCTACTATTAATCTTCGTAGTATCATACTTTATTTCTATTAACTGCTATGAAAGCAAAGAATTATAGAGAGGTTTATTATGTATAATTTAGTGATTAAGGAGTTTTTACTTCAAAAAAAGTATATGATAATTTATGTACTTTATGGAATAGGAATAGCAGCAGCAGCTTGTTTTACGCCAGGCATAGTTTCCAATTTCTTTTATGTTTTTTATATAACCACAGCTTCCTATTTATCCGTTATGTATTCTAATGGATATGAAATGAAGGGGCAAAGCGAAGTAATGCTGAACAGTCTGCCAGTTAATAGAGAGCAAATAATAAATGCAAAATATATATATCTACAAATTCTTATAATATTATATTCCATTTTAATACTGATTTTTTCCTTTATTGCAAGAGTTATCAATATAAATAGTACGGCCGCATTTAACATTAATATGTATGTTATTAGCTTCATAGTACTTGGTTTAGTATTTTCTATTTATTATCCTCTGTATTTTAAACTAGGAAGAGAAAAACTTAGAGTAGTTACATTATTTTTCTACTTAATAATATTTATATCTCCTGAATTTTATAGCAAAGCAGCAAGAAATCCTGAAAAGTATCACTTAGTTAAGGTTCTTACTTTTGTAACTGATAATACAGATTTGGTTTTGATTAGTTTGTCTGCCGTTGTTATATTACTTTTAATTGCATCCAGCAGCATATCTACTAGAATATATAAAAATAAGGAGTTTTAGTGGTAGGGTAGTTTATGTCCTACCACTTTATTTATATGTCAAAGTGTGTCAAAGGGACGTTTCGCATGGCATATTTGACAAGCATAAGGAATGATAGTGTGTCAAACGAAACGTCCCCGTGGCACGTAGCACAACTAATAGCTAATTCTCTTCAGAGCAAGGGAAACAGCATTATAGAGGACTAAACATGCTGCTGTATTTATCAAGGCTGCAGGGGCGACAACAGTTAATACTAAGGCTGAGAAAGGCGCTGGAAGTCCAAAGAATAGTAGGGCTGTTCCTAAAAATACAAGCCCACTAATTAGAGTTCCAATAAAGGCTATAATAGCCATTTGAACTTGAGAATTTAACTTGTTTTTAGTAAGCCTATATAGTATAAATACAACGTTACAGGTTACTAGTTTATCAACAATGTTAGCGACTTGACCACCTGGGAAAGTAGTAGTTAGTGCAGTAAATATACCTGCAGCAGCACCTACAATTAGAGCTAATTTATAGTCATCGCCCAGAAAAATTGCAATGAACATCATGCTTAAAAAAAAGTCTGGTTTCATGCCCATAAATATGGCTGGAACTATTTGATGGAGTATTAATCCTATGGCCAGCAGTAGTGAGCTTAAAACTAATTTTCTTAAATTCATAATACATTTCTCCTTTAAAATAAATATTTTAATTTGCCACCAGTCAGATGAATCTTCATTTCAAACCATGCTTAATACCCCCTTTCAAAGCAAAATAAAAAACCTTCACCCTAAAAAAATAGGGCGAAGGTATAATCCGCGGTACCACCTAAATTATGCCTAAATAAGGCATCACTCTTTCAGATACTAAATAATATCCTATCCCTTTTAACGGTGGGCCTCCGTTAAGTACTACTCTCCAAGTCTGGATTTCGGCTTACTTCTACCAGGTCCATTCACTGTAGGCTTTTGTACTGAGTTCACACCATCCTCAGCTCTCTGAAACTAAACTTTACAGCTACTCTTCCTGATCCACGAATTTATTTCCATAAATTAGATAGATTATAACATGATATATACACTAAAGCAATGTGTATTTATTGGAAATATGAAAAAGGAAAGCCAACGTAGAGGCTTTCCTTTTGAGAACAATATAAATTTTACAATTAAATTAAGCTACTTCATTATCTTTTATGGCCATATTAATTTTTTTAATTTCCTTAATCCAAACCTTTATACTTTCAGCAATTATTACTAAAAGCATTAATATTAATATTCCTGAAAGCACTGCTAAAATAGTTTTATTATTTGGCAAATAATTTGTAAATATATTTGTAAAGGATGCGGAAAGCGTTACTATTGCTATAAATATCATTGGTATTATAGTTATCATAGCATATTTTTGCTTGCCCATTTTTATTATTACGGTTGTACCTATGGCAAAGGCTATAGCTGCTAGAGTTTGATTAGCTACACCAAACAATGGCCATATTGTAGATATATTTCCTGTGTATAATAGATATCCCCAGGATGCTGACATTAAGGCGCTGAAGAAGATTATATTAAACCAAGAATTTTTATTGGCTAATGGTTTATAAGCTTGTCCAAATAAATCTTGAAGCAGATATCTACCTATTCTTGTTCCTGCATCGATAGTTGTTAATATAAATAGTGCTTCGAACATAATGCAGAAGTGGTACCAGTATGCCATTAGATGACTTAATCCAGGGATTTTATAAAATACATAGGACATACCTACTGCTAAAGAAACTGATCCACCTGGTCTTCCAGCAAGGTTTTCACCAACTAGCTTAGATAAGAAGCCTAATTCATGAGGCACCATATTTAGTTTTGCAAAGGCTGCTGGCAGTGAGTTGATTGCAAAGTAATCAGCTGTTGGAAGTACTGTAGCTGCTATAAGTGCCATTAAAGCTATAAATGATTCAAGAAGCATAGCTCCATAGCCAATTGGAAGGATATCTCTTTCATTGCTAATAAGCTTAGGGGTGGTTCCCGAACCAATTAGAGCATGGAAGCCTGATAGTGCACCGCAGGCAATGGTAATAAATAAGAATGGAAATACTTTACCTGGAATAACAGGTCCGCCTCCGTGTACAAATTGTGTAACTGCAGGCATTTGTAGTACAGGTCTTACAAAAATGATACCTAACGCTAAAGCACCGATAACACCGATTTTCATATATGTGCTTAGATAGTCTCTTGGTAAAAGTAATAGCCAAACTGGAAGCGCTGCTGCAAGGAAGCCGTAAACCGCAAGGATAAGTGACATCTGTTTAGCAGAGAATGTTAAATATCTAGCTAGAGCAGTGTGCTCAATATAAGGACCAGCAATAACTCCAACCAGGATTAATGCCATACCTATAAGCGTAGCCTCTCCTATTTTACCAGGACGTATAAATTTTAAATATATGCCCACTAATATAGCAACTGGGATGGTAAATCCTACTGTGAAAGTACCCCATGGGCTGTTATAAAGTGAATTAACAACTGGTATTCCTAGACCAGCCATAGTTATTATAAGAATAAATAATACCGCTATTGAAGTTACTAAGCCCATTTTCTTTCCAAAATAAATTTTTGCGATTTCTGCTATGGATTGTCCATCATGTCTAACTGAAGCAAACAGTACTACAATGTCATGTACAGCACCAGCAAGTACTCCGCCAATCAATATCCATAGTGTACCGGGAAGAAAACCAAATTGTGCTGCAAGTACTGGTCCTATTAGTGGTCCAGCACCAGCAATAGCTGCAAAGTGATGTCCAAGAAGCACCCATTTATTTGTAGGCACATAGTCTCTTCCATCGTTGTGAACTTCAGAAGGTACTTTTTTGCTTTCATCAAGGGCCAGTACTTTTGCTGCAATAAAAGCCCCATAAGTTCTGTAAGCGATAATCAGCACTAAAAGTCCAATAATAACTAATACTATAGAATTCATATTTTACCCTCTCTTTCTTATTTTATAAAGTGGATAGTATGATAGGACGTCCTTTAAGATAATTAAATATTTAGGTTGATAACATGATAGCATGTAGAAAATTTTAAGAATATAAAATAAGTTTAAAGGTGAAAAAGATGGGGGTGAAATGCATTTTTCAGGGGGTGTTCAGCATGAGTTAAACGTTTACTCTTGGCGCTTGAAAATGTTTACTTTGTTGGCATTAGTCGATTCATTGTAAGTATTGTAGAAATGCGCTATAATTTTATCACAATATTAAAGTTATTAAGGAGAATGCTGTATGTTATTACTGCAACTTTTTGAAAAGATGTCTCTTATTGCTTTGGCTGCTTTTATTTTCAGCCAGACAAGAATGTTTAATAACTTAATTAAAGATAAAGTAGAGCTAAGAGATAAATTCATTATGATATTATTCTTTAGTGCGGTAGCAATTATAGGAACATATATGGGGATTGATGTAGGTCCACATGCTTATGCAAATACAAGGCCAATTGCTGTTATTACAGCAGGATATATTGGTGGTCCTGTAGTAGGTCTTATAGTTGGCGCTGTGGCTGGTTTGCATAGATATTCACTTGGAGGATTTACTGCTTTTTCCTGCGGTGTAGCTTCTATATTTGAAGCCTTGGCAGGGGTAGCCGTAAGGAAATACTCAAAAGGTAATAAATTTAATATTTTAGGGGCATTTTCAGCAGGGCTTATAGGTGAGATTTTTCAAATAATCATAATACTTATTTTTGCAAGACCTCTGCAAAATGCTATAGAGCTTGAAAAGGTAATAGCGCTTCCAATGATATTTGTAAATACTATTGGAGTAATGGTCTTTGTTAAAATAATAGAAAACGTTAGAGAAGATTATAACAGAAGAACTATGGTTGTAGCTCATGAGATACTCACAATTGCAAAGAAAACCTTGGAGCATATGAAAAAAGGATTCAACAAGAGCACAGCGGAAAATGTTGCTGAAATAATATTCAATTATAGTAATATAAGAGGTGTTTTTTTAGGTGATGAAAAAGGTTTTTTGGCTTATAAAGGACGGACCTTAGATGAAGAGGCATTAAAAAGAGAGGTTGAAAAGTATTATAACTGTCCAGTTGGTAATATGTTTACAGTAATTAATGGAAAACGTGAATGTGTATTTTTGTGTACCCCTATTATAACTTCAGATGATCAATTTAAAGGAGTGTTGGGGTTAAAGTTTAATTCCAAAAGAGAACTAGACGATTCTTCTATTGAACTTTCAAAGGAGCTTAGCAATCTTTTAGCCTCACAGATAGAGCTGTATAATTTGAATAATTTAGCTCAAGAAGCATACGCAGCGGAAGTTAAAGCTTTGAGATCGCAGATTCATCCTCATTTTTTATTTAATGCTTTGAATACTATCGCTTCATTTTGTAGGACAAACCCAACTAAGGCTAGAG includes these proteins:
- a CDS encoding ABC-2 transporter permease; translation: MVNLIFKDILIQKKTVMYMLLYIVFAIFFMQGVGSNALYVLITVTIAFTVSSGAFAIDEKYGSEKVMASLPITRNQMVQARYLSVFVYAAASILIMALIGAVANLLNVQFIKLDYITLAVIKKILVSCVLVTSISYPVYFKFGYTKARIASFIIFFAFFTSVVTVAENVSDGDASSFLSFINGLSSGSLQLVGGLVLLLIFVVSYFISINCYESKEL
- a CDS encoding tryptophan transporter gives rise to the protein MNLRKLVLSSLLLAIGLILHQIVPAIFMGMKPDFFLSMMFIAIFLGDDYKLALIVGAAAGIFTALTTTFPGGQVANIVDKLVTCNVVFILYRLTKNKLNSQVQMAIIAFIGTLISGLVFLGTALLFFGLPAPFSALVLTVVAPAALINTAACLVLYNAVSLALKRISY
- a CDS encoding carbon starvation CstA family protein, which encodes MNSIVLVIIGLLVLIIAYRTYGAFIAAKVLALDESKKVPSEVHNDGRDYVPTNKWVLLGHHFAAIAGAGPLIGPVLAAQFGFLPGTLWILIGGVLAGAVHDIVVLFASVRHDGQSIAEIAKIYFGKKMGLVTSIAVLFILIITMAGLGIPVVNSLYNSPWGTFTVGFTIPVAILVGIYLKFIRPGKIGEATLIGMALILVGVIAGPYIEHTALARYLTFSAKQMSLILAVYGFLAAALPVWLLLLPRDYLSTYMKIGVIGALALGIIFVRPVLQMPAVTQFVHGGGPVIPGKVFPFLFITIACGALSGFHALIGSGTTPKLISNERDILPIGYGAMLLESFIALMALIAATVLPTADYFAINSLPAAFAKLNMVPHELGFLSKLVGENLAGRPGGSVSLAVGMSYVFYKIPGLSHLMAYWYHFCIMFEALFILTTIDAGTRIGRYLLQDLFGQAYKPLANKNSWFNIIFFSALMSASWGYLLYTGNISTIWPLFGVANQTLAAIAFAIGTTVIIKMGKQKYAMITIIPMIFIAIVTLSASFTNIFTNYLPNNKTILAVLSGILILMLLVIIAESIKVWIKEIKKINMAIKDNEVA
- a CDS encoding ABC-2 transporter permease is translated as MYNLVIKEFLLQKKYMIIYVLYGIGIAAAACFTPGIVSNFFYVFYITTASYLSVMYSNGYEMKGQSEVMLNSLPVNREQIINAKYIYLQILIILYSILILIFSFIARVININSTAAFNINMYVISFIVLGLVFSIYYPLYFKLGREKLRVVTLFFYLIIFISPEFYSKAARNPEKYHLVKVLTFVTDNTDLVLISLSAVVILLLIASSSISTRIYKNKEF
- a CDS encoding LytS/YhcK type 5TM receptor domain-containing protein, which translates into the protein MLLLQLFEKMSLIALAAFIFSQTRMFNNLIKDKVELRDKFIMILFFSAVAIIGTYMGIDVGPHAYANTRPIAVITAGYIGGPVVGLIVGAVAGLHRYSLGGFTAFSCGVASIFEALAGVAVRKYSKGNKFNILGAFSAGLIGEIFQIIIILIFARPLQNAIELEKVIALPMIFVNTIGVMVFVKIIENVREDYNRRTMVVAHEILTIAKKTLEHMKKGFNKSTAENVAEIIFNYSNIRGVFLGDEKGFLAYKGRTLDEEALKREVEKYYNCPVGNMFTVINGKRECVFLCTPIITSDDQFKGVLGLKFNSKRELDDSSIELSKELSNLLASQIELYNLNNLAQEAYAAEVKALRSQIHPHFLFNALNTIASFCRTNPTKARELIIDLSNFFRTTLKREEDFVPLKDEIALIESYMSIEKARFGERVSLQLEINKNLHELKVPVFVLQPLVENCIKHGLSPKVEGGSIFVRTYDELSKVKFMVEDTGCGIAEEKCRDILQKGNGIGLKNINERLKLIYGNEYGLTIKSKLNQGTIVEFCIPKEEV